A segment of the Syntrophales bacterium genome:
TATCGACCGGTTGGTCCACCACGCCAGGATATTCTATATTAACGGTTCCAGCTATAGACTAAAAAACAAACTTAAGAAGGGAAACTAAAGGGGGTCAATTTTATTTGCAGATAGGGGGTCAAATGTCTTGACAAACAACAATCAATGTAACGCCGGAACGTCCGGGTACATACCCCCAGTATCCGAGCTGCTTCTTCCTGACTCAATCCTCTCTCCGTCCATACTCCATACACCTCTTCAAATCGCATAATCCGAATCTCCTGTAACAACTCTGTCCTTCTCATTGGCCACCTCCTGGTGACCCATTATAAACCGGACAGATTACGTGCTACAACTCCGGACAGATTACGTGCTTCTGACATGCCCAAAATATTGTATTGCGATTGAGCGCTTTTTTTACTATACTATCGTTGTAACAATGAATAATCACTTTTAGAATATGGAGGTACATCATGCCTGCCACTAAAAAACTTATCGATGAAGCCCTTTCTCTTCCGGTCGAGGAGCGGGCGCTTATTGCAGATTCCTTATTGAAAAGCCTTAACATGCCAGACCCTGCAATTGATAAAAAATGGATCGAGATAGCTAAACGGCGGCTTGGGGAACTTCGTTCAGGAAAAGTCAAACCTGTTCCAGGAAACGAAGTATTTGATAGGGTTCATGAGCGGTTTGCCGAATGGAATTCATTTTTCACCCTTCGTCCTTGCCGTTATGCACCTGCATAGGGATCCTGAATACTGGAAAGATAGATTGAAGTAATTGGGAATTCCCCCTCGGAAATCCCGGAATTGTCACAAGGGGAAGTGATTGGTGCCCAATGTGGGCTTGACAAATTGATTTTTCCGGTATAGATTCAAAGTGGGTGGGTGGTATACGCTCAAGACCAAATATCGGATAGGTCCCATGTTCCGAAGCGTCAGGTCTTGCATTAATGCAGTAATGCGGTTCTCCGCAGCGCTCTGACCTGTTTAGCGATGCCGTCCACCCTTTTACCCCTTGTAGGGGCCGATGCCTCGATCTGTTCGATGTTTAGCCTGTTCGGGGAACAGACCCTACAACTTTTAATAAGACCTTTCCCCGAATATACTCGTTCCTATTCTTACTATGGTAGCCCCTTCTTCCACCGCCACCTGATAGTCGCCCGACATACCCATGGAAAGCTCACACATCTCGACATTTGATATATTTTCCTCGACAATCCTGTCCCGGAGTTCCCTCAGAGTCACAAAGTAAGGTCTGGCATCTTCGGGGTCGTCAAACCAGGGGGGCATGGTCATGAGTCCCTGAATGGAGAGATTTTCGAGAGTAGAAATATCCTTTACAAGATTTAAAGCGTCCTCTTTTTTGACTCCGCTTTTGGTCTCCTCACCGCTTATATTTACCTCTATGAGAATTTTAGTTATACATTCCGCCATCTTTGCTCTTTTATCCAGCTCTCTGGCCAGCTTAATTCTGTCGATGGAGTGGATCATGTCGAAGAGGCGCACCGCATATTTGGACTTTTTGGACTGGAGGTGTCCTATCATGTGCCACTCGACGTTTTTCCCCATCTCCTCTATTTTTCTCCTTGCCTCCTGAACATAA
Coding sequences within it:
- a CDS encoding addiction module protein, with amino-acid sequence MPATKKLIDEALSLPVEERALIADSLLKSLNMPDPAIDKKWIEIAKRRLGELRSGKVKPVPGNEVFDRVHERFAEWNSFFTLRPCRYAPA
- a CDS encoding YggS family pyridoxal phosphate-dependent enzyme, yielding MPTVKDNIKKIRDNIAEAALRAGRNPSDVRLMAVTKTVADERIIEAIEAGVDIIGENYVQEARRKIEEMGKNVEWHMIGHLQSKKSKYAVRLFDMIHSIDRIKLARELDKRAKMAECITKILIEVNISGEETKSGVKKEDALNLVKDISTLENLSIQGLMTMPPWFDDPEDARPYFVTLRELRDRIVEENISNVEMCELSMGMSGDYQVAVEEGATIVRIGTSIFGERSY